The window CGAGTGTACGTCAGAAATAGAGCGGGCCATCAGTTCACTGTCGGGTACTTTGCGCTGTGCCGCATCCAGATTTGCTTTTTCATTTCACCATGCCGCTCATGGACTCGGAATAGACACGTTATGATAGTTGCAAACATGCATaacacaaatattaaaaatagtcAAATGTTCATTGATTACTTTTTATGTGAAATGAAATTCAAGTATATTAAACATTTCTTTTGACTTTTGTCATGTTGGACAAATGTTGGacattttgtcatgtttttttttttttttttccatttagcttgttgcaatgcattctgggatcaCATCCTTTGTGAAATATACATGTGATACTGGCTTTAAAATTggaattttaaagaaaatggcacAAATATGCTGCTTAAATTTCCAGTGCAGCTGCCACATCTCAAAATACAATCAACAACCGATGGATAGAAGCAAGtcccttcattttttttttcagataaaaTATTCGGATATACTCCACGATATGAAAGAAAAAATCTGTTGGTACAGCCCTTTCTTTGCGACTTTGAACTTGCTCATAACATTTATGTTTGCAGGAGAGTATCATGCCAGTAGTGGAACTTTTTAGACTATATCTCTTGAAAAGGCATAGTGGGCTTGTGAACCATTCTGTATAATTTCGTAGGCAGCATTGTGTCCACAGTTGGTAATATTCCTTTGCTCAACTGCCAGTAGGTGTTCCAAAAACAAGTTTCATCTGGGAATTTGCTGTAAGGCCCAGTCTTGTCACTTCTGAACCAAAAGGCAATGCCAACCAGAACACTGTTGGCACAGGCCATCCACAGAAGGTTGACACTGGCATATGCTGGCACCACAAAACCCACCATTGCACATGTCAAACACATCAACAGGTAGGGCGCCCAGTTCACAGCAAAACCTAGAGTCAGACTGACAAAGAAAGGAGGGGAACTTTCTTGAATTTCTGATTTTCCACATTCCCCAAATTGACTATAAGGGAAGTCTTGATCAGGAACAAATGCTGTGCTTCTCAGTTCTGCCAATTTATTGGCTCTACTGAGCCAACCAATCAATTTCTTAAAATAAAGCAGAAGTATGAGACCCACCGCAATAGATATCTGCATATTAAATTGAAACACTACGGTAGATCCGTGAACACGACACACTGTTACTCTCAACttgtctttgtaaatctctGTAGGTTCTGTGTCTGTGTAGTGGTAGGTGTAGACGAATGCCGATGCCCACATAAGCACAACCATAATGCAGTAACTAACAACCCTGCTCCGAGAGCTACGGGTAATGTCTAGGTTTGGGTAGCTAGCGTAGTCAAATGCCCCAGCGATGAGTATGGGTAGAGGAAGCAGGGCGTAGACAGCCGATCCATGAGCCAGGATGAAGCACATCGAGGTAGAGGTGGGTAGGTGTTCTTTGAAGAGCCATGCGCCGGAGACCGCACAGACCAACAGCATGTCTGCTGCGTACATAGAGACACTGCAGAGCCCCAGGAGTGACTTGAGAATGCTATGCCTCCAGAAAGACAAAACGAATGTGTTCAAACCTACTTTGGTGCACAGAATGAGCAGGTATTGCAGGGTCTCATCTTGGGGAAAGTTCTCATTTTTCCCCTTTGGCCAGATGACGGCCATCATAATTGCTGATGATGAGTGCAGATTAAACATTTAGTCTCAGTTCACcctgaaaacacaaaataatcaAATGATTGGTCAGAGCAAATAAAATGAATCTCCCATTGTCTAACAGTAACAGGTCAGTGTTTGAATGTAAAATGCATCATATGCACCaatttaaaattaaggtatAGACAGTGTGATTGTTAATTGCATCTTGCATACTTTGTTTGATAAGTGAGCAGACTCACTAGTGAGCAGACATGGAGTAGTGTTTGTGGTGTGTGGAGTCTCAAGAtaattatattgtttaaaacgggcaaaaaaaaaaaaaaaactaatttttttgtcttgtttatcttttttttgATATTGCGGCATGTACATGGCAAAACGTCTGCAACAGTACAAATACATAGGGAAGAACATTGCAAATAAGCTTGCCTTGACACCACTTGTGGTGACTAGAAATCATCAGAGAAGGAAATAGAAATAGTGGACATGAAGACAGAAATTTTGTTGTTGAAAAAAGATATCCATGCGTTGCTCAGGGCAGAGCTGTAAACCGTTCCTGTGGAC of the Megalobrama amblycephala isolate DHTTF-2021 linkage group LG12, ASM1881202v1, whole genome shotgun sequence genome contains:
- the si:dkeyp-100a1.6 gene encoding probable G-protein coupled receptor 160; the encoded protein is MFNLHSSSAIMMAVIWPKGKNENFPQDETLQYLLILCTKVGLNTFVLSFWRHSILKSLLGLCSVSMYAADMLLVCAVSGAWLFKEHLPTSTSMCFILAHGSAVYALLPLPILIAGAFDYASYPNLDITRSSRSRVVSYCIMVVLMWASAFVYTYHYTDTEPTEIYKDKLRVTVCRVHGSTVVFQFNMQISIAVGLILLLYFKKLIGWLSRANKLAELRSTAFVPDQDFPYSQFGECGKSEIQESSPPFFVSLTLGFAVNWAPYLLMCLTCAMVGFVVPAYASVNLLWMACANSVLVGIAFWFRSDKTGPYSKFPDETCFWNTYWQLSKGILPTVDTMLPTKLYRMVHKPTMPFQEI